Proteins from one Chroococcidiopsis sp. CCMEE 29 genomic window:
- a CDS encoding DUF2281 domain-containing protein — translation MEYQDIWQQFTTLPPEAQALVADFITFLKQRYNQSQSPGQPKQKDLRSDPFIGLWQDREDMQDSTQWVRTTRASEWRS, via the coding sequence ATGGAATACCAAGATATCTGGCAGCAATTTACAACCTTGCCCCCTGAAGCACAAGCGTTAGTTGCTGACTTTATTACCTTTTTAAAGCAGCGCTATAACCAGTCGCAATCTCCAGGACAGCCAAAACAAAAAGATTTGCGCTCAGATCCCTTCATTGGTCTTTGGCAAGACCGAGAAGATATGCAAGACAGTACCCAGTGGGTTCGCACCACTCGTGCCTCAGAGTGGCGAAGTTGA
- a CDS encoding type II toxin-antitoxin system VapC family toxin produces the protein MVQRILVDTDVLIDAGRAVEVAIVQLESAAQKSTLAVSIITQMELLVGCRNRTELQIMERFLERFEIIKLSEAVSDRAIDLLRNYRLSHGLLIADALIAATAIVTDAPLLSKNQRDYRFIQGLNLLPYP, from the coding sequence ATGGTGCAGCGCATCTTGGTTGATACCGATGTTTTGATCGATGCTGGACGTGCTGTGGAGGTAGCTATTGTTCAACTTGAATCAGCAGCTCAAAAGTCAACCCTAGCAGTCAGCATCATTACTCAAATGGAACTCCTCGTCGGGTGCCGTAATCGAACAGAATTGCAGATTATGGAGCGTTTTCTAGAGCGATTTGAAATCATCAAACTTAGCGAAGCTGTATCAGATAGAGCAATTGACCTACTCCGCAACTATCGTCTTAGCCATGGTTTACTGATTGCTGATGCGCTGATTGCAGCAACAGCTATCGTAACTGATGCCCCTCTGTTAAGCAAAAATCAGCGTGATTACCGCTTTATTCAAGGTCTTAACCTTCTGCCCTATCCCTAA
- a CDS encoding tetratricopeptide repeat protein: MSQRPIQRIAVLVSVVSFFGSTAFGAVGAFNSARNQPTQNPTTDAAAVESPMRLQQAQLQLQEREYEVVLKQEPENQVALQGLVEVRLQMKNEKGAIEPLNQLVQLNPGKQEYRALLAQVKQQVGKGEL, translated from the coding sequence ATGTCCCAAAGACCTATTCAGCGAATTGCCGTTTTAGTATCAGTTGTTTCCTTTTTCGGCTCTACTGCGTTTGGAGCTGTAGGAGCGTTCAATAGTGCGCGTAATCAACCGACTCAGAATCCTACTACAGACGCGGCGGCTGTAGAATCACCAATGCGATTACAACAAGCACAACTGCAACTACAGGAACGAGAGTATGAAGTGGTGTTAAAGCAAGAGCCAGAAAACCAGGTAGCGCTTCAGGGGTTGGTAGAGGTTAGGCTTCAGATGAAGAATGAGAAGGGTGCGATTGAACCGTTGAATCAGCTTGTTCAACTCAATCCTGGTAAGCAGGAGTATAGGGCGCTGTTGGCTCAGGTGAAACAGCAGGTTGGGAAGGGCGAGCTCTAA
- a CDS encoding FkbM family methyltransferase — MNNITNSELNNLIPAEIKHDEFYAALQEIAREENIKTVLEIGSSSGEGSTEAIVSGLMQNPNKPILFCMEVSQTRFAELAKRYANYSFIKCYNVSSVSLQEFPTDNEVRNFYNTYQTNLNYYSIDRVIGWLQQDIEYVKSSGVKDHGIKKIKQENNIEVFDLVLIDGSEFTGNAELNEVYGAKIICLDDINAFKNYKNHQRLLADKNYVLVVQNYSIRNGYSVFKKVYQSEDYFFENETSEQLIVRKLVCPGMIVFDIGANVGDYSILFSKLVGNLGKVYSFEPASTTFKKLQERTAKSDYSNIHSWQKAVYSESKILEFNEFPDEYSVWNSIGKPQMLNPKGSGDYVPIVKTEIVEAITLDSFCREHDIQKIDYLKLDVEGAESDALQGAIGLLKVKAIRFLQFEISQKMLEGLNRLAKSSFDILIENGYECHRIQKNGQIGEKVTNSNSFYENYIAFPSLSIHFLTIVLNGEPFIRYHIEVFKQLPFKWHWHIVEGVADLKHDTAWSVHLGGCITDEIHCNGRSHDGTTEYLDELARQYPENITVYRKPHGVFWDGKREMVNAPLGNIAEECLLWQVDADELWTVEQICNARQMFINNPDKTAAFYWCWYFVGENLVISTRNCYAQNPQQEWLRTWRYKPGAVWVAHEPPRLAEPLPDSQWRDLATVNPFRHEETEQLGLVFQHFAYVTPEQLRFKEQYYGYKNASSQWMELQAQTQFPVLLRQYLPWVKDTTQVDTANSCAVIPIAQKEGSSESWKFLQLEELQRQTLKIEKPSPTIIVDGVFFQLYKTGIARVWRSLLQEWTDNGFAKHIIVLDRAGTAPAIAGIRYRLVPPYDYGRTDADREMLQQVCDEEGADLFISSYYTTPLSTPSVFMAHDMIPELMGVNLNHSMWREKHYGIQHASAYIAVSENTARDLVKFFPDTALDLVTVAKNGVDHKIFSPASYEDINRFKTKYGISKPYFILVGAGSGYKNSMLFFKAFAQLCSRQGFEIVCTGSGSLLETEFRNYTSGSIVHMLQLSDEELSIAYSGAVALVYPSKYEGFGLPVLEALACGCPVITSPNASIPEVAGEAALYVNDEDVDGLANALCEVQKPSVRKSLITAGLEQAKKFSWSKMAEIVSFALIDATLLPLNLKNINLIVFPDWSQPEELLYLELEQVIKAIAIHPDSSQTTLLIDNGNIPEEEAALIVSSVSMNLLMQEDLDVSEGPEISFVGQLGEMQWKALLPRVQAQIVLENENQEAIALFKAANIPSREVI; from the coding sequence ATGAATAATATTACCAATTCAGAACTCAATAATTTGATTCCTGCTGAAATAAAACATGATGAATTTTACGCAGCTCTTCAAGAAATTGCAAGAGAAGAAAATATCAAAACAGTTTTAGAGATTGGCTCTTCTTCAGGTGAAGGAAGCACAGAGGCAATTGTAAGTGGTTTAATGCAAAACCCCAATAAACCCATACTGTTTTGCATGGAAGTTTCGCAAACCAGGTTTGCTGAACTAGCAAAGCGTTATGCCAATTATTCTTTTATTAAATGCTACAATGTATCATCGGTTTCTCTACAGGAATTTCCTACTGATAATGAAGTTAGAAATTTTTACAACACTTATCAAACCAATTTAAACTATTATTCAATTGATAGAGTTATAGGCTGGCTCCAACAAGACATTGAGTATGTCAAAAGCTCTGGGGTAAAAGATCATGGAATCAAGAAAATTAAACAAGAAAATAACATTGAAGTTTTTGATCTTGTATTAATTGATGGCTCTGAATTTACTGGTAATGCTGAATTAAATGAAGTGTATGGAGCAAAAATCATTTGTTTAGATGATATAAATGCATTTAAAAATTACAAAAATCATCAAAGACTGCTTGCAGATAAAAATTATGTATTAGTAGTTCAAAATTATTCTATACGTAACGGATATTCTGTATTTAAAAAAGTTTATCAAAGCGAAGATTATTTTTTTGAAAACGAAACATCTGAACAACTCATTGTCAGGAAACTTGTTTGTCCAGGGATGATTGTTTTTGATATTGGGGCAAATGTTGGTGACTATTCAATACTATTCAGTAAACTTGTTGGAAATTTAGGAAAAGTATATTCATTTGAGCCTGCATCCACTACATTTAAAAAACTCCAAGAGCGAACAGCCAAATCTGACTATAGCAATATACATTCTTGGCAAAAGGCAGTTTATTCAGAGAGCAAAATACTTGAATTTAATGAATTTCCAGATGAATACTCAGTTTGGAACAGCATTGGTAAACCCCAGATGTTAAATCCAAAAGGGTCTGGAGATTATGTTCCTATTGTCAAAACAGAGATAGTTGAAGCAATTACACTTGATTCTTTTTGTCGAGAGCATGATATTCAAAAAATTGATTATTTAAAACTTGATGTTGAAGGAGCAGAAAGTGATGCTCTTCAGGGGGCGATTGGTTTGTTAAAAGTAAAAGCCATTCGCTTTTTACAATTTGAGATATCACAAAAAATGTTGGAAGGCTTAAACCGTCTCGCTAAAAGCAGCTTTGATATTTTAATTGAAAATGGTTATGAGTGCCACCGTATCCAAAAAAATGGACAAATTGGAGAAAAAGTAACTAATTCAAACTCTTTTTATGAGAATTACATTGCTTTCCCTTCCCTATCAATACATTTCTTAACAATCGTACTCAACGGTGAACCTTTTATCCGCTACCACATTGAAGTATTCAAGCAATTGCCTTTCAAATGGCATTGGCACATTGTTGAAGGCGTAGCAGACTTAAAGCACGACACTGCATGGAGTGTTCATCTAGGTGGATGTATCACCGATGAAATTCATTGCAATGGTCGCAGCCATGACGGTACTACAGAATACTTAGACGAACTGGCGCGGCAATATCCCGAAAATATAACAGTTTATCGCAAGCCGCATGGCGTTTTTTGGGATGGAAAACGCGAAATGGTGAATGCACCACTTGGCAACATTGCTGAAGAATGTTTGCTTTGGCAAGTAGATGCGGATGAGCTATGGACAGTTGAGCAGATTTGTAATGCCCGACAAATGTTCATTAACAATCCTGATAAAACAGCTGCTTTCTACTGGTGCTGGTATTTCGTTGGTGAGAACTTGGTGATTAGCACTCGTAACTGTTATGCTCAGAATCCTCAACAAGAGTGGTTACGAACTTGGAGATATAAACCTGGAGCAGTTTGGGTAGCACATGAGCCCCCAAGACTAGCTGAACCTTTGCCTGATAGTCAATGGCGGGATCTAGCAACTGTCAATCCTTTTAGGCATGAAGAAACGGAGCAGCTGGGTTTAGTTTTTCAACATTTTGCCTATGTGACACCAGAGCAATTGCGATTTAAAGAGCAATACTATGGTTATAAAAACGCAAGTTCCCAGTGGATGGAACTGCAAGCACAAACTCAATTTCCAGTTCTGTTACGCCAGTATTTACCATGGGTTAAAGATACAACTCAAGTAGATACTGCAAATTCATGTGCGGTAATACCGATTGCACAAAAAGAAGGTAGTAGTGAGAGTTGGAAATTTTTGCAATTAGAAGAGTTACAGAGACAAACTCTAAAAATAGAAAAGCCATCTCCAACTATTATCGTTGACGGCGTATTCTTCCAACTCTACAAAACTGGCATTGCTCGTGTCTGGAGATCTTTGCTTCAAGAATGGACAGACAATGGTTTTGCGAAGCATATTATTGTCCTTGATCGGGCTGGAACTGCACCAGCTATTGCTGGTATCCGGTATCGCCTTGTGCCACCTTATGACTATGGCAGAACGGATGCTGATCGCGAAATGTTACAGCAGGTATGTGATGAAGAGGGCGCTGATTTATTTATCTCCAGTTACTATACAACACCTTTATCAACGCCGTCTGTTTTCATGGCACATGACATGATTCCAGAGCTGATGGGAGTAAATCTAAACCATTCAATGTGGCGAGAGAAGCATTATGGTATCCAACATGCATCTGCCTATATTGCGGTTTCGGAAAATACAGCACGAGATCTGGTGAAGTTTTTCCCGGATACTGCGTTAGATTTAGTAACCGTTGCCAAAAACGGAGTTGATCATAAAATATTTTCACCAGCCAGCTATGAAGATATTAATCGGTTTAAAACGAAGTACGGTATTTCAAAGCCATACTTTATTTTGGTTGGTGCTGGCAGCGGTTATAAAAATAGTATGTTGTTCTTCAAGGCTTTTGCTCAGCTTTGCAGTAGACAAGGCTTTGAGATTGTATGTACAGGTAGTGGTTCACTATTAGAAACTGAGTTTAGAAACTATACATCAGGTAGCATTGTGCATATGCTGCAACTGAGTGATGAGGAGTTGAGCATTGCTTATTCTGGTGCTGTCGCACTAGTTTATCCCTCGAAGTATGAAGGGTTTGGATTGCCTGTTCTAGAAGCACTTGCCTGTGGTTGTCCAGTCATTACTTCTCCAAATGCCTCGATTCCTGAAGTAGCAGGAGAAGCAGCATTGTACGTGAATGATGAAGATGTGGATGGACTAGCTAATGCACTTTGCGAGGTACAAAAGCCAAGTGTTCGCAAATCATTGATTACTGCTGGACTGGAACAAGCGAAAAAGTTCTCATGGTCAAAAATGGCAGAAATAGTCAGTTTTGCCTTAATCGATGCCACTCTGCTGCCGCTAAACCTGAAAAATATTAATTTAATTGTATTTCCAGATTGGTCTCAGCCAGAAGAGCTCCTTTACCTAGAATTGGAACAAGTTATCAAGGCGATCGCAATTCATCCTGATAGCAGCCAAACCACGCTACTAATTGATAATGGCAATATTCCTGAAGAAGAAGCCGCACTAATTGTATCTAGTGTTAGCATGAATCTGCTCATGCAAGAAGATTTAGATGTTTCAGAAGGACCAGAAATTTCCTTTGTGGGACAGTTAGGTGAAATGCAGTGGAAAGCTTTGTTACCTCGCGTTCAGGCTCAAATTGTCTTGGAGAACGAAAATCAAGAAGCGATCGCCCTTTTCAAAGCAGCAAATATTCCATCACGGGAAGTCATATAG
- a CDS encoding Uma2 family endonuclease, whose amino-acid sequence MSEPTSNQPIPLSVVLPATQEELPYDDGIPMESERHVLQMQLLIETLRLQWADRQDFYIGGNMFVYFSLEQVRKDFRGPDVFVVLGVPKRERKSWVVWEEGKGLDVVIELLSESTAQQDKTEKKQIYQNQLRVPEYFWFDPFNPEDLAGFALCKGIYEPLAPDTQGRFVSQQLGLTLIRWHGTYRDVTATWLRWATLDGDLLPTSQEQAIQAEQRAERLAAQLRAMGIEPQGDRYSS is encoded by the coding sequence ATGTCAGAACCAACCTCAAATCAGCCAATCCCGCTAAGTGTGGTTTTGCCAGCCACACAAGAAGAACTTCCCTACGATGACGGGATACCGATGGAAAGCGAACGGCATGTACTCCAGATGCAGCTGCTGATAGAAACTCTACGGCTTCAGTGGGCAGACCGTCAAGATTTTTACATCGGCGGCAATATGTTTGTGTACTTCAGTTTGGAGCAGGTGCGTAAAGATTTTCGCGGACCAGATGTATTTGTAGTGCTGGGTGTACCCAAGCGAGAACGTAAAAGTTGGGTAGTATGGGAGGAAGGCAAAGGATTAGATGTCGTAATTGAACTGTTGTCTGAAAGTACAGCCCAGCAAGATAAAACTGAAAAAAAACAAATTTATCAAAATCAGCTACGGGTGCCTGAATATTTCTGGTTTGACCCGTTTAATCCAGAAGATTTAGCGGGTTTTGCTCTTTGCAAAGGCATCTATGAACCACTCGCACCAGATACTCAAGGTCGATTCGTCAGTCAACAGTTGGGGTTAACCCTGATACGGTGGCACGGAACTTATAGAGATGTTACAGCAACCTGGTTAAGATGGGCTACTCTAGATGGAGATTTACTCCCAACGTCTCAAGAGCAAGCTATCCAAGCAGAGCAACGAGCAGAGAGATTGGCGGCTCAATTACGAGCTATGGGTATAGAACCCCAGGGCGATCGCTACTCATCCTGA
- a CDS encoding retroviral-like aspartic protease family protein, whose amino-acid sequence MSAVETTNRLILPVEIEGILTEAVVDTGAPYVICAPAIAQLAGFDRAYALERMRMLIRGMQLEGSLTRLSIKLLAREGDDLTVDATVFVPDIEEYWGNFPSFIGLTGFLERIRFAVDPLSNTLYFGTLP is encoded by the coding sequence GTGAGTGCAGTTGAAACCACGAATCGACTGATTTTACCAGTGGAAATAGAAGGGATTCTAACTGAGGCGGTAGTTGATACGGGTGCGCCATACGTAATTTGTGCGCCTGCAATTGCTCAACTGGCAGGCTTTGATCGCGCCTATGCCCTCGAAAGAATGAGAATGCTAATTAGAGGGATGCAACTGGAAGGCAGTCTAACTCGTTTAAGTATAAAACTTCTGGCGAGAGAAGGTGACGATCTCACTGTAGATGCTACTGTTTTTGTTCCTGATATAGAGGAGTATTGGGGTAATTTTCCCTCTTTCATTGGGTTAACCGGATTTCTAGAAAGAATCCGGTTTGCTGTCGATCCATTGAGTAACACTCTTTACTTTGGTACACTTCCATAG
- a CDS encoding Uma2 family endonuclease — MQVTLHALKISDEQFEQIVRSNPEWNFEQTADGELIVVPPTGGTSGRKNRSLTGQLNSWVEANLNLGEGFDSSTLFVLPNGAKRSPDASWVRRDRWDALTQQQQDGYPPLCPDFVVELRSPTDDLTELQFKMQEYIDNGAQLGWLINPQDCQVEIYRQGQQKDVLHSPVALSEENVMPGFVLKLDRIWK, encoded by the coding sequence ATGCAAGTAACCTTACACGCGCTAAAGATAAGCGACGAACAATTTGAGCAGATCGTTCGGTCTAACCCTGAATGGAATTTTGAGCAGACAGCGGATGGAGAGTTGATTGTTGTGCCACCAACAGGAGGGACATCAGGACGCAAGAATCGCAGTCTCACTGGACAATTAAATAGTTGGGTAGAGGCTAACTTGAATCTGGGGGAAGGATTCGATTCTAGTACCTTATTCGTCTTGCCCAACGGTGCAAAGCGATCGCCCGATGCTTCATGGGTGAGGCGCGATCGCTGGGATGCTCTCACCCAACAGCAGCAGGATGGCTACCCGCCTTTGTGTCCTGATTTCGTGGTAGAACTGCGATCGCCAACTGACGATTTGACAGAACTGCAATTTAAGATGCAGGAGTACATAGACAATGGAGCACAGTTAGGTTGGTTGATTAATCCTCAAGATTGTCAAGTTGAAATATACAGGCAAGGACAGCAAAAAGACGTTTTGCACTCTCCTGTAGCTCTATCTGAGGAGAATGTGATGCCAGGGTTTGTATTGAAGTTAGATCGAATCTGGAAGTAG
- a CDS encoding PIN domain-containing protein, whose translation MRYHPLILVDSGILFAYYSARDKYHYQVRSFFERCTSRLITTPRCITEVMWLLNADWRTQNEFLLDVAKEIYECVPLLPQDFSRIAELNTQYADLPGDFADLCLVAISERLDISAIATLDSDFDIYRRYRKQPFERVFLPE comes from the coding sequence GTGAGATACCACCCGCTCATACTTGTAGACAGTGGGATTCTGTTCGCTTACTATAGCGCTAGAGACAAATATCATTATCAGGTACGTAGCTTCTTTGAGAGATGTACCAGTAGGCTGATTACTACACCTAGGTGCATCACAGAAGTCATGTGGTTACTTAATGCAGACTGGCGCACACAAAACGAGTTTCTCCTAGATGTTGCTAAAGAAATCTACGAGTGTGTACCTCTGTTGCCGCAAGACTTTTCTCGCATTGCTGAACTCAATACTCAGTATGCTGACTTACCAGGAGACTTTGCTGACTTATGCCTAGTTGCTATTTCTGAACGTCTAGATATCTCTGCGATCGCTACCTTGGATAGTGACTTTGATATCTACCGACGCTATCGCAAGCAACCTTTCGAGCGAGTATTCTTACCAGAGTAG
- a CDS encoding O-linked N-acetylglucosamine transferase, SPINDLY family protein: protein MTFAQASPNTADWQQQANQYLLQANYTQAAYLYEQAIATEPEAKSYYWHLGLMLLLQGQEAEAQMAWVLGMAEGEPEQIEQWTAELIQILQVEAQRQEALEDYQLAWAIRQHIQEIAPTNVNNLLHGILLSIQLETFTGENLTASGIIELLEANESAVDSNLLVLVLQKILNYSPDHPDVFMFTEVCLNHSTAPQVFLDLVLFTSQKIAYSAMRPRLASRLAELCLRRFPNHIEVLKHITGFYQDSYQYIQGVETAKRYYELTNSLVDKATAHQLLFRALMSASGYWKEACLTLEKQKLLMLSLIQERPNNIEQESNINLLNLPFFLPYFNDDPHNNRFFQNQISHLFYENFEIYAKDVVEQYGCRPSSHSIKTTNKKVLRIGYISHFLRRHSIGWLARWLFQHHNKEDFQIYAYLPGYSSVDDFMQQWFVNNTYHTYRFEMPSVEILKQIQKDEIDILVDLDSITSPSQCEFLSTKPAPIQVTWLGWDAIGLPSIDYFVADPYVLPDSAQEYYTEKIWRLPNTYVAVDGFEVGVPNLRREQLDIPDDAVVYLVAQKGYKRHLDNVRLHMRILKEVPNSYLLIKGPADEASSRTFFEEVAEEVGVSCDRLRFLPIVGSEEIHRANLGIADVVLDTYPYNGATTTLETLWMGIPLVTRVGQQFAARNSYAFMMNVGVTEGITWTDEEYVEWGVRFGKDEALRQQVAWKLRQSRQTSPLWNAKQFTREMEKAYQQMWQRYVEAGE from the coding sequence ATGACTTTTGCACAAGCTTCACCAAATACTGCTGATTGGCAGCAGCAAGCTAATCAATACTTGCTTCAGGCGAACTACACTCAGGCAGCATATCTTTACGAGCAGGCAATTGCAACTGAACCTGAGGCGAAGTCTTATTACTGGCATTTAGGGTTAATGCTGCTATTACAGGGGCAGGAAGCAGAAGCTCAAATGGCTTGGGTGCTGGGAATGGCAGAGGGTGAGCCGGAACAAATTGAGCAGTGGACAGCCGAATTAATCCAAATTCTGCAAGTAGAAGCACAGCGACAGGAAGCTCTCGAAGATTATCAACTTGCCTGGGCAATCCGGCAGCATATACAAGAAATTGCTCCAACCAATGTCAATAACCTATTGCATGGCATTTTACTTTCTATCCAGTTAGAAACATTTACCGGTGAAAATCTGACGGCATCAGGAATCATTGAATTGCTAGAGGCAAACGAATCAGCAGTTGATTCTAATTTGTTAGTGCTAGTGCTGCAAAAAATTTTGAATTATTCCCCTGACCATCCAGATGTTTTCATGTTTACTGAGGTTTGCCTAAATCATTCTACCGCTCCTCAAGTCTTTCTTGATTTAGTACTGTTTACTAGTCAAAAAATTGCTTATTCAGCAATGCGACCTAGATTAGCATCGCGCTTAGCTGAACTGTGCTTACGTCGATTCCCTAATCATATAGAAGTTTTGAAGCACATCACAGGTTTTTATCAAGACTCTTATCAGTATATTCAGGGGGTAGAGACAGCAAAGCGGTACTACGAATTAACAAATTCATTAGTAGATAAAGCTACGGCACATCAGTTATTATTTAGAGCTTTGATGTCTGCTTCTGGATATTGGAAAGAAGCTTGCTTAACCTTAGAGAAACAGAAATTATTAATGCTTTCACTTATACAAGAAAGACCAAATAATATTGAGCAAGAGTCTAACATTAATTTATTGAATTTACCTTTCTTTTTACCCTATTTCAATGATGACCCCCATAATAATCGCTTTTTTCAAAACCAAATTTCCCATCTCTTTTATGAAAACTTTGAAATTTATGCAAAAGATGTAGTGGAGCAATATGGTTGCCGACCATCGTCTCACTCGATTAAAACTACCAATAAAAAAGTTTTAAGAATTGGTTATATTTCACACTTTTTACGAAGACATTCAATTGGTTGGCTAGCTCGATGGCTATTTCAACATCATAATAAAGAAGATTTTCAAATTTATGCTTATCTCCCTGGCTATTCATCAGTAGATGATTTTATGCAGCAGTGGTTTGTTAATAACACATATCACACTTATAGATTTGAAATGCCGAGTGTAGAAATTTTAAAGCAAATACAAAAGGATGAGATCGATATTCTTGTCGATTTGGATAGCATTACATCTCCATCCCAATGTGAATTTTTAAGTACGAAGCCTGCTCCAATTCAAGTAACTTGGTTGGGATGGGATGCTATAGGGCTACCATCAATTGACTACTTTGTTGCTGATCCTTATGTATTACCTGACTCTGCTCAAGAATACTACACTGAAAAAATCTGGCGACTGCCCAACACCTATGTAGCAGTTGATGGGTTTGAAGTAGGTGTACCTAACCTGCGGCGCGAGCAGTTAGATATTCCCGACGATGCTGTTGTCTATCTTGTAGCGCAAAAGGGCTATAAACGTCACCTCGATAATGTGCGGCTACATATGAGAATTCTTAAAGAAGTGCCTAATAGCTACCTTCTAATTAAGGGACCAGCTGATGAAGCATCCTCAAGAACCTTTTTTGAAGAAGTTGCGGAAGAAGTGGGAGTGAGCTGCGATCGCCTACGTTTTTTACCAATAGTCGGTTCAGAGGAAATTCACAGAGCGAACCTGGGGATTGCTGATGTGGTACTCGATACCTATCCTTATAACGGAGCCACGACAACTTTAGAAACCTTATGGATGGGGATTCCGTTGGTAACAAGAGTTGGTCAACAATTTGCTGCCCGCAATAGTTACGCCTTTATGATGAATGTTGGTGTCACTGAAGGTATCACCTGGACGGACGAAGAGTATGTAGAATGGGGCGTGAGATTTGGGAAAGATGAAGCATTGCGGCAACAAGTAGCTTGGAAACTACGGCAATCAAGGCAAACATCACCATTATGGAATGCCAAACAATTCACCCGCGAGATGGAAAAGGCATACCAGCAGATGTGGCAAAGGTATGTTGAAGCAGGTGAATAA
- a CDS encoding type IV pilin-like G/H family protein yields the protein MKNEIKVKHLLKIKKQNTGFTLIELLVVIIIIGILTAIALPSFLNQTAKSRAAETKANIGAMNRAQQAYFLERQTFTTEVDELGLSMVNSTDNFDYSAAPNGTITTGVTNFGTSKKDDITSYVGAVFYVTGATETILCEANQPSVLAATPPNSSTDCGTGNRRVQ from the coding sequence ATGAAGAATGAAATCAAAGTTAAGCACCTGCTTAAGATAAAAAAACAAAACACAGGTTTTACTCTGATTGAACTGCTCGTCGTTATCATCATCATCGGTATTCTGACGGCTATTGCATTGCCTTCTTTCCTCAATCAAACTGCTAAATCTCGTGCAGCAGAAACTAAAGCTAATATCGGTGCAATGAACCGGGCACAGCAAGCCTACTTTCTTGAGCGACAGACCTTTACTACTGAGGTTGATGAATTAGGTCTGAGTATGGTTAACAGCACTGATAACTTCGATTACTCAGCGGCTCCTAATGGCACTATCACAACTGGCGTGACAAATTTCGGTACCTCGAAAAAGGACGACATCACCAGCTATGTTGGTGCTGTCTTCTACGTGACAGGAGCTACCGAAACAATCTTATGTGAGGCTAATCAGCCGAGTGTTCTAGCAGCGACTCCTCCAAATAGTAGTACTGACTGCGGTACGGGCAATAGAAGAGTTCAATAA
- a CDS encoding type IV pilin-like G/H family protein, producing MKTELKAKFLQHLLKKKQGDQGFTLIELLVVIIIIGILSAIALPSFLNQAAKARGAEAKSNIGAMNRAQQAYFLEQQTFTSDVPALGLSMKTSTDNFTYTAAVNSSAPLAPTSSSATAAVTNLGTSLKPDIKSYAGGTFYTTGSTTTILCEAKAAAAAAADAPTNSTTCGGNTTQVK from the coding sequence ATGAAGACCGAACTGAAAGCCAAATTCTTGCAACACCTGCTCAAGAAGAAACAAGGCGATCAAGGTTTTACCCTAATTGAATTACTTGTTGTTATCATCATCATTGGTATTCTATCTGCTATTGCATTGCCTTCCTTCCTCAATCAGGCCGCTAAAGCCCGTGGCGCGGAAGCTAAAAGTAATATTGGTGCAATGAACCGGGCACAGCAAGCCTACTTCCTTGAGCAACAGACCTTTACTAGTGACGTTCCTGCTCTAGGTCTGAGTATGAAGACTTCTACTGATAACTTCACTTATACAGCAGCAGTTAATAGTTCTGCTCCCCTTGCACCTACTAGTTCTTCGGCTACTGCTGCAGTAACAAATCTTGGTACCTCGCTAAAGCCTGACATCAAAAGCTATGCTGGTGGCACTTTCTACACAACAGGCTCTACCACAACAATCCTGTGTGAAGCTAAGGCTGCTGCGGCTGCAGCAGCGGATGCCCCAACTAACAGCACCACTTGCGGTGGTAACACAACCCAAGTTAAATAA
- a CDS encoding BrnT family toxin, with translation MVEGFEWNENKAQQNLAKHQVSFIEAATVFLDPLSVTINDPDHSQGEQRHIIIGYSNRERLLVVVHVDRGDNIRIISARRATRYERRTYEEEN, from the coding sequence ATGGTTGAAGGCTTTGAGTGGAATGAGAACAAGGCGCAGCAGAACCTTGCTAAGCACCAGGTTTCGTTTATTGAAGCTGCTACAGTTTTTCTCGATCCGCTCTCGGTAACGATCAATGACCCCGACCATTCACAAGGCGAACAACGGCATATAATCATCGGCTATTCCAACCGAGAACGGCTGCTGGTTGTCGTTCATGTCGATAGAGGAGACAATATTCGTATTATCAGTGCCCGCAGAGCTACACGTTATGAACGCAGAACCTACGAAGAAGAAAACTGA